CGGTCTTCTTCGGGGTCCTGGTGGGGATACTGGTCATCGGATTCTTCCCGGCGCCTCCGATAGCCACCGATATCAGACTGCGCCCGTTCCGGGCCGGCCAGCTCGTGCTCTTCCTGGCGTGGGATCTGGTCGTCTCCACGGTTCGCGTGGCCTGGGAGGCCGTGCTCCGGGGGCCCCGTGCGCGGGCGTCGATCGTGGCAGTGACCCTGGTCACCGACTCGGACCACCTGATGGCGATGGTGGCCAACGCGGTCTCGCTCGCACCGGGCAACTTCGTGCTGCAGATCGACCGCGCCAACCGGATCTGCTACGTGTACGCGCTCGGCGCGGGGGAGCACGCCACCGAACGAGTACGCCGCGAGGTGCTCGGTTGGGAACGCCGCGTGGTCCGCGCGGTGGGCACCGCCGAGCAGGTGCGGATGGTCGATCGGAATCACCGTTCGGAGGTCGGATGATGGGCGTGGTGTTCGCGATCACATTCGGTTTGTTGTGCCTCGCGGGATTGCTCTCCCTGGTGCGTTTGCTCCTCGGCCGGGGAACCCTGGACCGCATAGTGGCGTTGGATGTGTTCATCACGTTGATCGTCGCCGCCACGTGTGTGGGGATGGGGTTGAACGAGGACGGGTCGAATGTGGCGTTGGTCGCGGCATTCGCCTTGTTGGCGTTTATCGGTTCGGTCAGTGCCGCACGCCTCGTGGAGAAGAAGGAGTCGCACCGATGAGCTGGCTGGATCTGTTCTCGGCGGTATGCCTGATAGCCGGTGCGATGTCCTGTCTGTTCGGTGCGATAGGATTACTGACTTTTCCCGATGTCGCGGCCAGGCTCCAGGCCGCGACCAAACCACAAACCCTGGGGCTCGTGCTGATACTGCTCGGCAGCGCGGTGCACCTGGAACTCCGCTACGCCTCCGGGCTCATTCTGGTCGGGCTGTTCCAGGCGCTCACCGCGCCGGTGTTGGCCCAGCTCGTGGGGCGTGCCGCCTATCGCGCGGGCAGTGTCCGGCACGAGACTCTCGACACCGACCACCTGGCGCGGCGGATCGAACGCGAACGCGGCGGGACTTTGTGAGCTCCGACATTTCTCGTGTTTCAACTGCATATCGTTTGGCTGGGGCGTTTCACATTCGGCGGAACAGTCTTTACCGTGGTTCGCTGTGATATGCGGTCCGCGCTGGGGAAGCCACCACAGTGGCCGAACGCGTCCGTTGCGATCTTTGGTTGCTTACGGCGCAGTCGGCAATTGTGTCGATATGCGCTGGAAAGGTGACGTACGGTAATGAAACAGCATCTGAAAGAGCACACCAATCCCCCGGTGTTCATCACCTCGGGGATCGTGGTGATCGCTTTCGTGCTTTGGGGCGTGCTCGCGCCGTCGAATCTGAACAACGTCGCGGGCGAAGTCAATAGCTTCATCACGACCAACTTCGAGTGGCTCTACATCCTCTCGGCCACGTTCTTCGTGGTCTTCGTGCTGGCGGTCATGGTCAGCCGGTTCGGCACGATCCGGATCGGTCCGCCGGAGTCCCGGCCGGAGTACAGCAACCTCGCGTGGTTCGCGATGCTGTTCACCGCCGGTATGGGCATCGGGCTGGTCTTCTACGCCGTGGCCGAGCCGGTCTGGCACTTCCAGAACCCGCCGATCGGTGAGCCGGGGACCCAGGCCGCCGCGGAACGCGCGATGAACTTCACGTTCTTCCACTGGGGCCTGCACCCGTGGGCGATCTACATCGTGCTCGGCCTCTCGCTGGGCTACTTCGCCTTCCGCAAGGGTCTGCCGCTGCGTCCGGCCGCCGCCTTCTACCCGCTGATCGGCAACTGGATCTACCGCTGGCCC
The nucleotide sequence above comes from Actinopolyspora erythraea. Encoded proteins:
- a CDS encoding monovalent cation/H+ antiporter complex subunit F; this translates as MGVVFAITFGLLCLAGLLSLVRLLLGRGTLDRIVALDVFITLIVAATCVGMGLNEDGSNVALVAAFALLAFIGSVSAARLVEKKESHR
- the mnhG gene encoding monovalent cation/H(+) antiporter subunit G, yielding MSWLDLFSAVCLIAGAMSCLFGAIGLLTFPDVAARLQAATKPQTLGLVLILLGSAVHLELRYASGLILVGLFQALTAPVLAQLVGRAAYRAGSVRHETLDTDHLARRIERERGGTL
- a CDS encoding Na+/H+ antiporter subunit E; amino-acid sequence: MADSEPRHRLARSGRGGEHVVSRRHPFGRAVRRLPLLGWLVLVWLLLWGTYDAGTVFFGVLVGILVIGFFPAPPIATDIRLRPFRAGQLVLFLAWDLVVSTVRVAWEAVLRGPRARASIVAVTLVTDSDHLMAMVANAVSLAPGNFVLQIDRANRICYVYALGAGEHATERVRREVLGWERRVVRAVGTAEQVRMVDRNHRSEVG